The following proteins come from a genomic window of Thiothrix winogradskyi:
- a CDS encoding TerD family protein, translated as MAVSLQKGGNVSLTKEAPGLTGVLVGLGWDTRATDGAGFDLDASAFMLGENGKVLSDDSFIFYNNKKSACGNVEHLGDNKTGEGAGDDEQVKLNLASMGENVKKLVFAVTIHDAEARGQNFGQVSNAYIRLVNAADNTEIARYDLSEDASVETAMLFGEVYRHNADWKFKAVGQGFAGGLGPMAASMGVNLG; from the coding sequence ATGGCTGTTAGTTTACAAAAAGGTGGCAACGTTTCTTTAACTAAAGAAGCACCGGGTTTAACCGGCGTATTGGTGGGTTTGGGTTGGGATACCCGTGCGACCGATGGCGCTGGCTTTGACTTGGATGCCTCCGCGTTTATGTTGGGCGAAAACGGTAAAGTGTTATCGGATGACTCGTTCATTTTTTACAATAACAAGAAATCTGCGTGCGGCAATGTCGAACATCTGGGCGATAACAAAACCGGCGAAGGTGCTGGCGATGATGAACAGGTGAAATTGAACCTTGCAAGCATGGGCGAAAATGTTAAGAAATTAGTATTTGCCGTGACTATCCATGATGCAGAAGCACGTGGTCAAAACTTTGGGCAAGTCAGCAATGCTTACATCCGTTTGGTGAACGCTGCGGATAATACCGAAATTGCGCGTTATGACCTGTCAGAAGATGCCAGCGTGGAAACGGCTATGCTGTTTGGTGAAGTGTATCGCCATAATGCTGACTGGAAATTTAAGGCAGTCGGTCAAGGTTTTGCCGGTGGTTTAGGCCCGATGGCGGCCTCAATGGGCGTTAACCTTGGCTAA
- a CDS encoding TerD family protein translates to MALSLQKGGNLSLSKADPSLTKILIGLGWDERSTDGSAFDLDASAFLLTASGKVRGDADFIFYNQLKSTDGSVEHAGDNRTGQGDGDDESMKVDLGKVPLEIEKIAFTVTIHDADARRQNFGQVANAFIRVVNDLSGTEIVRYDLAEDYSTETAMVFGELYRHNGEWKFRAVGQGYSGGLKAMCDQFGIQIG, encoded by the coding sequence ATGGCATTAAGTTTACAAAAAGGTGGCAATCTTTCACTCAGTAAAGCCGACCCTAGTTTAACTAAAATTCTGATCGGTTTAGGTTGGGATGAGCGCAGTACCGATGGTTCTGCGTTTGACTTGGATGCCAGTGCATTTTTGTTGACCGCGAGTGGTAAAGTGCGTGGTGATGCGGATTTCATTTTCTACAATCAACTGAAATCCACTGACGGCTCAGTCGAACACGCGGGCGATAACCGTACTGGACAAGGTGACGGTGATGACGAATCCATGAAGGTGGATTTGGGCAAAGTCCCGCTCGAAATTGAAAAAATTGCGTTTACTGTCACTATTCACGATGCGGATGCACGGCGGCAGAATTTTGGGCAAGTGGCGAATGCGTTCATTCGCGTGGTCAATGACCTGAGCGGCACGGAAATCGTGCGCTACGATTTAGCAGAAGATTATTCCACAGAAACCGCGATGGTGTTTGGTGAGTTATACCGCCACAATGGTGAGTGGAAGTTCCGCGCCGTGGGACAAGGCTATTCTGGTGGTTTAAAAGCAATGTGTGATCAATTTGGCATTCAAATTGGTTAA